One window of the bacterium genome contains the following:
- a CDS encoding YCF48-related protein, producing the protein MRTLGLAALGLLVIVAVCAAQGWQWQNPQPQANELKAVAFSGATHGWAVGLLGTIVHTTNAGVSWTLQSSGTNDTLNGIACTDAQHAWVVGNRGLILHTTNGGATWLVQSFGGDDLYGVCFTDANTGWAVGDVSPGEQAGILHTTDGGEHWLRQSVAAGNQLRAVSFTNSTNGWAVGSRTDNSTGAILHTTDGGMTWTSPSNGYPSGLRGVAFSGLLSGWVVGDGGTILHTSDGGASWMPQDSRTTNDFFGVAFIDSTTGWAVGGLRGIRSTVHRTTNGGEQWVPQNSQVLSNSLAGIVITDHSTGWAVGVGGVIVHTTDGGEVWANQVQGTPAWFSKVVFASRNLGWAISFGGIYRTSDGGATWANQISGISTYLSGICFLDASTGWVVGNQGTILHTSDGGITWVPQNSGTDRWVEAIAFADRNNGWAVGSGIRLRTTDGGDHWTEQTSVVFAPANQMIFSDAQTGWITSGVSIYRTVDGGMTWTCHYDYGWYEAQDITFTDSQTGWAVGGNGRILHTSDRGETWHVQVSGVTAALNAVAFVDSTTGWAAGAHGTLLCTTDGGESWVRQNSGTANNITGLAASVGECWAVGDYGTILHFAAPSSASGARTSRIPDGIYLSPAYPNPFNPSTTLRFGTPRASQVTLDVFDLLGRRTATLYSGLLPAGEHEVVWACPACPSGMYVARMKAGDWVLERKMLLLK; encoded by the coding sequence ATGAGAACATTAGGTCTCGCCGCGTTGGGGCTGCTGGTTATAGTTGCGGTGTGCGCGGCGCAGGGCTGGCAGTGGCAGAACCCACAGCCGCAGGCAAACGAACTGAAGGCGGTGGCCTTTTCCGGCGCAACGCACGGCTGGGCCGTGGGACTGCTGGGGACCATCGTCCACACCACGAACGCCGGAGTCTCGTGGACGTTGCAGTCCAGCGGAACGAACGACACGCTGAACGGCATCGCCTGCACCGATGCCCAGCACGCCTGGGTTGTGGGAAACCGCGGCTTGATTCTGCACACCACCAACGGCGGCGCAACGTGGCTGGTGCAGTCGTTCGGCGGGGATGATCTGTACGGTGTCTGCTTTACCGACGCAAACACCGGCTGGGCCGTGGGGGATGTTTCCCCCGGCGAGCAGGCAGGCATTCTGCACACGACCGACGGCGGCGAGCACTGGCTGCGACAAAGCGTGGCGGCGGGAAATCAGCTCCGCGCGGTGAGCTTTACGAACAGTACCAACGGCTGGGCGGTGGGCAGCCGCACGGATAACTCCACCGGAGCGATCCTGCACACGACCGATGGCGGCATGACCTGGACGTCGCCATCCAACGGATATCCTTCTGGTCTGCGCGGTGTGGCCTTCAGCGGACTTCTCTCGGGCTGGGTCGTCGGTGACGGCGGCACCATCCTTCACACCTCCGACGGCGGAGCATCATGGATGCCGCAAGACAGCCGGACCACCAACGATTTCTTCGGCGTGGCCTTCATAGACAGCACCACCGGCTGGGCGGTAGGTGGTTTGCGCGGAATACGCAGCACTGTCCACCGGACAACAAACGGCGGCGAACAATGGGTTCCGCAGAACAGCCAGGTGTTGTCCAATAGCCTTGCCGGTATCGTCATTACGGACCATTCAACGGGCTGGGCGGTGGGTGTCGGCGGGGTGATCGTACATACCACGGACGGCGGTGAGGTGTGGGCAAATCAGGTGCAGGGAACACCCGCGTGGTTTTCCAAAGTGGTCTTCGCCAGTCGAAACCTTGGCTGGGCCATCAGCTTTGGTGGGATCTATCGGACATCCGATGGCGGCGCCACATGGGCCAACCAGATCAGCGGCATCAGCACGTATCTCAGCGGGATCTGCTTTCTCGATGCCAGCACGGGCTGGGTGGTGGGAAATCAGGGCACGATTCTGCACACAAGCGACGGTGGAATAACATGGGTCCCGCAAAACAGTGGCACGGATCGCTGGGTCGAGGCCATTGCCTTTGCTGACCGAAATAACGGCTGGGCGGTCGGAAGCGGAATTCGACTGCGCACGACTGATGGCGGAGACCATTGGACCGAACAGACCTCTGTGGTGTTCGCGCCCGCCAACCAGATGATCTTCTCGGATGCTCAAACGGGATGGATCACTTCAGGCGTCAGTATCTATCGCACTGTCGACGGCGGAATGACTTGGACGTGCCACTATGATTATGGTTGGTATGAAGCTCAGGATATCACGTTCACCGATTCCCAAACGGGATGGGCCGTAGGCGGCAACGGTCGGATTTTGCACACGAGCGACCGGGGCGAAACGTGGCACGTGCAGGTCAGCGGTGTCACAGCCGCTCTCAATGCCGTGGCGTTCGTCGATTCCACCACCGGCTGGGCGGCGGGCGCTCACGGGACGTTGTTGTGCACCACAGATGGCGGCGAGTCCTGGGTTCGGCAAAACAGCGGAACAGCCAATAACATCACCGGGCTGGCTGCGAGTGTCGGAGAATGCTGGGCCGTGGGAGACTATGGCACGATTCTGCATTTTGCCGCGCCGTCTTCGGCCTCCGGTGCGCGGACCAGCCGGATTCCAGACGGAATCTACCTTTCCCCCGCGTACCCCAATCCCTTCAACCCTTCCACGACGCTCAGATTTGGTACTCCGCGAGCTTCACAGGTGACCCTCGATGTCTTTGACCTTCTGGGCCGCAGGACCGCGACGCTCTACTCCGGTCTGCTACCCGCAGGCGAACATGAAGTGGTGTGGGCTTGTCCGGCATGTCCATCAGGAATGTACGTTGCAAGGATGAAGGCCGGAGACTGGGTGCTGGAACGGAAGATGCTGCTCCTGAAGTAG